In Paraburkholderia terrae, a genomic segment contains:
- a CDS encoding efflux RND transporter permease subunit, giving the protein MDISRPFIRRPVATGLMTLALLLIGLIAYRLMPVSALPEIDYPTIQVYTQYPGASPDVISTSVTAPLEKQFGQMAGLKRMNSTSSLGVSLVTLQFQTSTNLDEAEQEVQAAINSANSTLPTNLPYPPVYSKVNPADTAVLTLAVTSDALPLTRVEDLTDTRIAQKLSQVSGVGLVTLSGGARPAVRVQTDTRALNAMGLSLEDARTAVGDANVNSAKGTIDGPLQAFTIDANDQLTSATDYQDLVLSYRNGAPVRLSDVAKISETAENPRQAAWSGATPAIIINVQRQPGANVIEVVDRIEALLPQLRASLPATVKISVLSDRTQTIRASVHDVKMELAAAIALVVMVVFVFLRRLEFTLIPAVTVPFALVGTVAGIYALGFSVNNLTLMALTVATGFVVDDAIVMLENVMRHIENGETPLDAALKGARQIGFTILSISVALVAVLIPLFFMPDVIGRLFREFALTLAIAIVISAWVSLTLTPMMAARMLRADHAASDSDAAAKDWLARLNRGYLRVLDWAFAHRLVVLLVVAAATLLTVVLFVVLPKGLFPVQDTGLIEGISLGSPRASFERMAASTRTLAGRVASDSAVANVSSFVGIDQNNPTINQGRMLISLKDGDSSRSVIQRLTQDAAQRADLKLYLHPVQDLTLDDQINANSYRVGVQATDRAELNEWTQRLLAALRADSMFTDVQSQAQQQGNVLKFDFDRATASRLGLTAQDIDNALYDAFGDRQISTIYTHVNQYHVTLGADVRLVGESPLALLDGLYVGTTSASSTSSSTSTSTSTSTSLSPLSSIATATVAAAPLTIQRQAQFPYADVSFNLADGVTLGTAIDRIEAIEAKLNPPASVQMNLEGAAQLYSTSLGNEALLLVGALIAVYILLGILYESLIHPLTILSTLPSAACGALAALLFCGGELDIIGLIGIVLLVGIVMKNAIMMVDFALEQERTLGLTAHDAMRRACELRFRPILMTTCASLFGALPLALGTGMGHELRQPLGIAIIGGLVVSQLLTLFSTPVIFLALHRLATRAAITPSGDTNAS; this is encoded by the coding sequence ATGGATATTTCCCGCCCGTTCATCCGCCGTCCTGTCGCGACGGGTTTGATGACGCTTGCCCTGCTGCTGATCGGCCTGATCGCTTACCGGCTGATGCCGGTTTCCGCGTTGCCCGAAATCGACTATCCGACGATCCAGGTCTACACGCAGTATCCCGGCGCATCGCCCGATGTGATCAGCACCTCCGTCACCGCGCCGCTCGAAAAGCAGTTCGGGCAGATGGCGGGACTGAAGCGCATGAATTCGACGAGTTCGCTCGGCGTGTCGCTCGTCACGTTGCAGTTCCAGACCTCGACCAATCTCGACGAAGCCGAACAGGAAGTGCAGGCCGCGATCAACAGCGCGAACAGCACGCTGCCGACGAACCTGCCGTATCCGCCTGTCTACAGCAAGGTCAATCCCGCCGATACGGCCGTGCTAACGCTCGCGGTCACATCGGATGCGTTGCCGCTCACGCGTGTCGAAGACCTGACGGATACGCGCATTGCGCAGAAGCTCTCGCAGGTGTCGGGCGTCGGGCTCGTCACGCTGTCGGGCGGCGCGCGGCCTGCTGTGCGCGTGCAGACCGACACGCGGGCGCTCAACGCGATGGGCCTGTCGCTCGAAGATGCGCGCACGGCGGTTGGCGACGCGAACGTGAACAGCGCGAAAGGCACGATCGACGGCCCGTTGCAGGCTTTCACGATCGACGCAAACGACCAACTGACGTCCGCCACCGATTACCAGGACCTCGTGCTCTCGTATCGCAACGGCGCCCCCGTGCGTCTCTCCGATGTCGCGAAGATTTCGGAGACGGCTGAAAATCCGCGCCAGGCCGCATGGAGTGGCGCGACGCCCGCGATCATCATCAACGTGCAGCGGCAGCCGGGCGCGAACGTGATCGAAGTTGTCGACCGGATCGAAGCGCTGTTGCCGCAACTGCGCGCGTCGTTGCCCGCGACTGTGAAAATCAGCGTGCTCAGTGACCGCACGCAGACCATCCGCGCTTCCGTGCATGACGTGAAGATGGAACTGGCCGCCGCGATCGCGCTCGTCGTGATGGTCGTGTTCGTGTTTCTGCGGCGGCTCGAATTCACGCTGATTCCCGCCGTGACGGTGCCGTTCGCGCTGGTCGGCACGGTGGCGGGCATCTACGCGCTCGGCTTCTCCGTCAACAACCTCACGTTGATGGCGCTGACGGTGGCGACGGGCTTCGTGGTCGACGACGCAATCGTGATGCTCGAAAACGTGATGCGCCACATCGAGAATGGTGAGACGCCTTTGGACGCGGCGTTAAAGGGCGCGCGGCAAATCGGCTTCACGATTCTGTCGATCTCGGTGGCGCTCGTTGCCGTGCTGATTCCGCTGTTCTTCATGCCCGATGTGATCGGCCGGTTGTTCCGTGAGTTTGCGCTGACGCTGGCGATTGCGATCGTGATTTCTGCGTGGGTCTCGTTGACGCTCACGCCGATGATGGCCGCGCGCATGCTGCGTGCCGATCACGCCGCGAGCGACAGCGATGCCGCCGCAAAAGACTGGCTCGCGCGTTTGAATCGCGGCTATCTACGTGTACTCGATTGGGCGTTCGCGCATCGCCTGGTGGTGCTGCTGGTTGTTGCTGCCGCGACGCTGCTGACAGTCGTGCTGTTCGTCGTGTTGCCGAAGGGTTTGTTCCCGGTGCAGGACACGGGTCTGATCGAAGGGATTTCGCTCGGTTCGCCGCGCGCGTCGTTCGAGCGGATGGCGGCATCGACGCGCACGCTCGCGGGCCGCGTCGCGAGTGATAGTGCGGTGGCCAATGTGTCGTCGTTCGTCGGTATCGACCAGAACAATCCGACCATCAACCAGGGCCGCATGCTCATCAGCCTGAAAGATGGGGATTCGAGCCGCTCCGTGATTCAAAGGCTCACGCAAGATGCCGCGCAGCGCGCCGACCTCAAGCTCTATCTGCATCCCGTGCAGGACTTGACGCTCGACGATCAGATCAATGCGAACAGTTACCGCGTCGGCGTGCAGGCTACCGACCGCGCCGAACTCAACGAATGGACGCAGCGCCTGCTCGCTGCGCTACGAGCCGACTCGATGTTCACCGATGTACAAAGCCAGGCGCAACAGCAAGGCAACGTGCTGAAGTTCGACTTCGACCGCGCGACGGCATCGCGACTTGGCCTCACCGCGCAGGACATCGACAACGCGCTCTACGACGCGTTCGGCGATAGGCAGATTTCGACTATTTATACGCACGTGAACCAGTATCACGTGACGCTGGGCGCGGATGTGCGGCTGGTCGGCGAGTCGCCGCTCGCGTTGCTCGACGGGCTTTATGTGGGCACGACTAGCGCCTCATCGACTTCTTCTTCCACTTCGACATCGACCAGCACGTCGACATCGCTCTCGCCGCTGTCGAGCATCGCGACCGCGACGGTCGCCGCCGCGCCGTTGACGATTCAACGCCAGGCACAGTTTCCATACGCGGATGTGTCGTTCAATCTCGCGGATGGCGTGACGCTCGGCACGGCCATCGACCGTATCGAGGCGATCGAAGCGAAGCTGAACCCGCCCGCAAGCGTGCAGATGAACCTCGAAGGCGCGGCGCAGCTTTACAGCACGTCGCTCGGCAACGAAGCCTTGTTGCTGGTCGGCGCGTTGATCGCCGTGTATATCCTGCTCGGCATCTTGTACGAAAGCCTGATCCATCCGCTGACGATTCTCTCGACGCTGCCTTCCGCCGCATGCGGCGCGCTCGCGGCGCTGTTGTTCTGCGGCGGCGAGCTGGACATCATCGGTCTGATCGGCATCGTGCTGCTGGTCGGCATCGTGATGAAGAACGCGATCATGATGGTCGACTTCGCGCTCGAACAGGAGCGCACGCTCGGCCTCACCGCGCACGACGCGATGCGCCGTGCGTGCGAACTGCGCTTCCGGCCGATCCTGATGACGACCTGCGCGTCGCTGTTCGGCGCGCTGCCGCTCGCGCTCGGCACGGGCATGGGCCACGAATTGCGGCAACCGCTCGGCATCGCGATCATCGGCGGGCTAGTGGTGAGTCAGTTGCTCACGCTGTTCTCGACGCCCGTGATCTTCCTCGCGCTGCATCGTCTTGCGACGCGTGCCGCGATCACGCCGTCCGGCGATACGAACGCGAGCTAA
- a CDS encoding efflux RND transporter periplasmic adaptor subunit, with the protein MKFNRPIRRVLIAAGVVAAGVVVWQAFAALHKPPHPVAQVTPVTIGTVTRADVPLQLDALGTVTPRATVTVKTQVNGTLEAMLVKEGQRVKAGQPIARIDSRALRAQLLEAQGTLDHDEALLANARADLTRYESLIDGGSISHQTLDTQRATLRQYQGTVKADQGSVANLQVQVGYCEIVAPMDGTIGLLSTDAGNYVTTSDTTGIATITSDSPTTVVYALPEDRMGAVVDAFHDKGALPVEIFARDKRTVLDHATLAAIDNQADTTTGTVKLKASAPNRDGRLFPNRFVNVRMTVGTLRDALTVPTVAIQHGASGDFVLTLSSADAKQGEGKVALRRVTAGVAYSDATVVEQGGLKAGDVIVLDGADKLDDGSAVKIVRP; encoded by the coding sequence GTGAAATTCAATCGTCCAATCCGTCGTGTGTTGATCGCCGCAGGCGTCGTTGCTGCTGGCGTTGTCGTCTGGCAGGCGTTTGCCGCGCTTCACAAGCCGCCGCATCCCGTTGCACAAGTCACGCCTGTCACCATCGGCACGGTAACGCGCGCCGACGTGCCGCTGCAACTCGATGCGCTCGGCACCGTCACGCCGCGCGCCACTGTCACCGTGAAAACGCAGGTCAACGGCACGCTCGAAGCGATGCTCGTGAAAGAAGGCCAGCGCGTGAAAGCGGGGCAGCCGATTGCGCGGATCGATTCACGCGCGCTGCGCGCGCAGTTGCTGGAAGCGCAAGGCACGCTCGACCACGATGAAGCGCTGCTCGCCAATGCGCGCGCCGACCTGACGCGTTACGAAAGCCTGATCGATGGCGGCTCGATTTCGCATCAGACGCTCGACACGCAGCGCGCGACGCTGCGCCAGTATCAAGGCACCGTCAAGGCAGATCAGGGCAGCGTCGCGAATCTTCAGGTACAGGTCGGCTACTGCGAGATCGTCGCGCCGATGGACGGCACGATCGGCCTGCTGTCTACCGACGCCGGCAACTACGTGACGACGAGCGACACGACGGGCATCGCGACCATCACCAGCGACTCGCCGACCACCGTCGTCTACGCGCTGCCCGAAGACAGGATGGGCGCCGTGGTCGATGCGTTTCACGACAAGGGCGCGTTGCCCGTCGAGATTTTCGCGCGCGACAAGCGCACCGTGCTCGATCACGCGACGCTCGCTGCTATCGACAACCAGGCCGACACGACAACGGGCACGGTCAAGCTGAAGGCGAGCGCGCCGAACCGCGACGGCCGGCTGTTTCCGAACCGCTTCGTCAACGTGCGGATGACGGTCGGCACCTTACGCGACGCGTTGACCGTGCCGACGGTCGCGATCCAGCACGGCGCATCGGGCGATTTCGTGCTGACGCTGAGCTCCGCCGACGCGAAGCAGGGCGAAGGCAAGGTCGCGCTGCGCCGCGTGACGGCGGGCGTCGCGTACAGCGACGCGACTGTTGTCGAGCAAGGCGGTCTCAAGGCGGGCGACGTGATCGTTTTAGACGGCGCGGACAAGCTCGACGACGGCAGCGCCGTGAAGATCGTTCGCCCCTGA
- a CDS encoding efflux transporter outer membrane subunit has translation MNRTLLTTLAAALFATGCTLAPTYERPAAPVAATFPQGGVYDNQPAKGTATRTANDHSAVDIGWREFFVDPRLQGLIELALQNNRDLRVSALKVEEARAQYRIQRADLMPSLSVDGTGTRSRTPKDLSYVGKATVGADYQVAASASWELDFFGKVRSLAEQTLQTYFSTAQARKAEEILLVSQVADQYLTLVAYDEMLASTKNTYDTARRSYELTKLQYDTGTGSELDLREAAGTMQQAQANYESQQRSRAQAENALVLLVGAPLPADLPQGLPLASQQLLADVPAGLPSDLLMRRPDIMEAEATLIGANANIGAARAAFFPSISLTGDFGTASASLGTLFKPGQLAWSFGPTISVPIFKGGENRANLDLAKLEKNVAVAQYEKAIQTAFREVSDGLAARGTYDRQIKALQENVESQQRRYDLSDLRYRQGVDSYLNVLTAQTDLYSAQQSLITASLNRLTNLVDLYQYLGGGWIERTGDTPRSADAPYAQQAAQPQQPTRVAAQP, from the coding sequence ATGAACAGAACACTACTGACGACGCTCGCCGCCGCGCTCTTCGCGACGGGCTGCACGCTCGCGCCGACTTATGAGCGTCCGGCCGCGCCTGTCGCGGCGACCTTTCCGCAAGGCGGCGTCTACGACAACCAGCCCGCGAAGGGCACAGCAACGCGCACGGCTAATGACCACTCTGCTGTTGACATCGGCTGGCGCGAGTTCTTCGTCGATCCGCGCCTGCAAGGGCTGATCGAACTCGCGTTGCAGAACAACCGCGACTTGCGTGTGTCGGCGCTCAAGGTCGAAGAAGCACGGGCGCAATACCGCATTCAACGCGCGGACCTGATGCCGTCGCTTTCCGTCGATGGCACGGGCACGCGCAGTCGCACGCCGAAGGACCTGTCGTACGTCGGCAAGGCGACCGTGGGCGCCGACTATCAGGTGGCGGCGAGCGCTTCATGGGAACTCGACTTCTTCGGCAAGGTGCGCAGCCTCGCCGAGCAGACGCTGCAGACGTATTTCTCGACGGCGCAGGCGCGCAAGGCGGAAGAAATCCTGCTCGTCTCGCAAGTCGCCGATCAATACCTGACGCTCGTCGCCTACGACGAAATGCTGGCAAGCACGAAGAACACGTACGACACGGCGCGCCGCTCGTACGAACTGACGAAGCTCCAGTACGACACGGGCACAGGCTCCGAACTCGATCTGCGCGAAGCGGCAGGCACGATGCAGCAGGCGCAGGCGAACTACGAAAGCCAGCAGCGTTCGCGCGCGCAGGCGGAGAACGCGCTGGTGCTGCTGGTCGGCGCGCCGCTGCCTGCCGACCTGCCGCAAGGCTTGCCGCTCGCCAGCCAGCAACTGCTGGCGGATGTTCCGGCGGGCCTGCCGTCCGATTTGCTGATGCGGCGTCCCGACATCATGGAAGCCGAAGCGACGCTGATCGGCGCGAACGCGAATATCGGCGCGGCGCGCGCGGCGTTCTTCCCGAGCATCTCGCTGACAGGCGACTTCGGCACGGCGAGCGCGAGCCTCGGCACGTTGTTCAAGCCCGGCCAACTCGCATGGAGCTTCGGGCCGACGATCTCGGTGCCGATCTTCAAGGGCGGCGAGAATCGAGCGAACCTCGATCTCGCGAAGCTCGAAAAGAACGTCGCGGTCGCGCAGTATGAGAAGGCGATCCAGACGGCGTTTCGCGAAGTCTCAGACGGGCTGGCGGCGCGCGGCACGTACGACCGGCAGATCAAGGCGTTGCAGGAGAACGTCGAGTCGCAGCAGCGTCGCTATGATCTGTCGGATCTGCGCTATCGCCAAGGCGTGGACAGTTACCTGAACGTGCTGACCGCGCAGACCGATCTGTACTCGGCGCAACAGTCGCTGATTACGGCATCGCTGAACCGGCTGACCAATCTGGTCGATCTCTATCAGTATCTTGGCGGCGGCTGGATCGAGCGCACGGGCGACACGCCCCGTTCCGCCGATGCACCCTACGCGCAGCAAGCCGCGCAGCCTCAACAGCCCACGCGCGTCGCCGCGCAGCCGTAA
- a CDS encoding efflux RND transporter permease subunit yields MAKFFIDRPIFAWVIAIILMLAGVASIFNLPIAQYPTIAPPAVQISATYPGASAKTVENTVTQVIEQQMSGLDHLLYMSSSSDDSGNATITLTFAAGTNPDIAQVQVQNKLQLATPLLPESVQQQGTKVTKSSSSFLLVMAFVSTDGSMDRYDLANYVASHVEDPVSRVDGVGTVQLFGSQFAMRVWLDANKLNQYSLTPVDVETALTNQNVQVAAGSLGGTPSVPGQVLQATITQATLLQTQEQFGNVLLKVNQDGSQVRIKDVARIDLGGENYNFDTKYNGQPTAGFGIQLATGANALQTAKLVRAKIDALSKNFPHGLVVQYPYDTTPFVKMSIEEVVKTLLEGIVLVFLVMYLFLQNLRATLIPTIAVPVVLLGTFAIMSAAGFSINTLSMFGLVLAIGLLVDDAIVVVENVERVMSEEGLSPREATRKAMGQITGALVGVALVLSAVFVPVAFSGGSVGAIYRQFSLTIVAAMVLSVLVALVLTPALCATILKPIPKGHHGTTKGFFGWFNRTFDNGRDKYHSGVQHVIRRSGRWLVLYLAVIVGVGFLFMRLPKSFLPDEDQGTMFVLVQTPPGSTQETTARTLKNVTDYLLHDEKDIVDSVFTVNGFSFAGRGQNAGIAFVRMKDYSQRQHANQKVQALVGRVFGHYASYKDATVLAVNPPSIPELGTASGFDFELTDNAGLGHDALMAARNQLLGMAAKDPSLALVRPNGLSDTPQFKVDIDREKAQALGVTVSDIDQTFSIAWASAYVNNFLDTDGRIKKVYLQGDAPFRMTPEDMSKWYVRGSSGSMMPLTSVASGHWVYGSPKLERYNGISSVEIQGQASAGKSTGQAMTAMEALAAKLPQGIGYEWTGLSFQERQSGSQAPILYGISILVVFLCLAALYESWSIPFAVILVVPLGVIGALLAVTMRGLENDVFFQVGLLTTVGLSAKNAILIVEFARELQIKEGMTAVQAALEAARLRLRPILMTSLAFVLGVLPLAISNGAGSSSQHAIGTGVIGGMLTATFLAVFMIPMFYVVIREKFSRDDSTPHGAEHDVEEETAQ; encoded by the coding sequence ATGGCAAAGTTCTTTATCGACAGGCCCATTTTTGCTTGGGTTATCGCAATCATTCTGATGCTCGCGGGCGTCGCTTCGATTTTCAATCTGCCTATCGCGCAGTATCCGACCATCGCGCCGCCCGCCGTGCAGATCAGCGCGACGTATCCGGGCGCATCGGCGAAAACGGTGGAAAACACCGTTACGCAGGTGATCGAGCAGCAGATGAGCGGTCTCGACCATCTGCTCTATATGTCGTCATCGAGCGACGACTCCGGCAACGCGACGATTACGCTGACCTTCGCGGCGGGCACCAACCCCGACATCGCGCAGGTGCAGGTGCAGAACAAGCTGCAGCTCGCGACGCCGCTGCTGCCTGAATCCGTCCAGCAGCAGGGCACCAAGGTGACGAAGTCGAGCAGCAGCTTCCTGCTGGTGATGGCGTTCGTATCGACGGACGGCAGCATGGACCGCTACGACCTCGCGAACTATGTGGCTTCGCATGTCGAAGACCCCGTGAGCCGCGTCGATGGCGTTGGCACCGTGCAGCTGTTCGGCTCGCAATTCGCGATGCGCGTCTGGCTCGATGCGAACAAGCTGAACCAGTACAGCCTCACGCCTGTTGACGTGGAAACCGCGTTGACGAATCAGAACGTGCAGGTGGCAGCGGGTTCGCTCGGCGGCACGCCTTCCGTGCCCGGCCAGGTGTTACAGGCGACCATCACGCAGGCCACCTTGCTGCAAACGCAGGAACAGTTCGGCAACGTGCTGCTGAAGGTCAATCAGGACGGCTCGCAGGTGCGCATCAAGGACGTTGCGCGCATCGATCTGGGCGGTGAGAACTACAACTTCGACACCAAGTACAACGGCCAGCCGACAGCGGGCTTCGGCATCCAGCTCGCAACGGGTGCGAACGCGCTGCAGACGGCGAAACTGGTGCGCGCGAAGATCGACGCACTGTCGAAGAACTTCCCGCATGGTCTCGTCGTGCAGTATCCGTACGACACGACGCCGTTCGTGAAGATGTCGATCGAGGAAGTGGTGAAGACGCTGCTCGAAGGCATCGTGCTGGTGTTCCTCGTGATGTATCTGTTCCTGCAGAACCTGCGCGCGACGTTGATTCCGACGATTGCCGTGCCTGTGGTGCTGCTCGGCACGTTCGCGATCATGAGCGCGGCGGGCTTCTCGATCAACACGCTGTCGATGTTCGGTCTCGTGCTCGCCATCGGCCTGCTGGTGGACGATGCAATCGTGGTGGTCGAGAACGTCGAGCGCGTGATGTCCGAGGAAGGGCTATCGCCAAGAGAGGCCACTCGCAAGGCGATGGGCCAGATCACGGGCGCGCTGGTCGGCGTGGCGCTGGTGCTGTCGGCTGTGTTCGTGCCTGTTGCGTTCTCGGGTGGATCGGTCGGCGCGATCTACCGTCAGTTCTCGCTGACGATTGTGGCGGCGATGGTGCTGTCCGTGCTCGTTGCGCTGGTTCTCACGCCTGCGCTGTGCGCGACCATTCTCAAGCCGATCCCGAAAGGCCATCACGGCACGACAAAGGGCTTCTTCGGCTGGTTCAACCGCACCTTCGACAACGGCCGCGACAAGTATCACTCGGGTGTGCAGCATGTGATCCGCCGTTCGGGGCGTTGGCTCGTGCTGTATCTCGCGGTGATCGTAGGCGTGGGTTTCCTGTTCATGCGTCTGCCGAAGTCGTTCCTGCCCGATGAAGATCAGGGCACGATGTTCGTGCTCGTGCAGACGCCGCCCGGCTCGACGCAGGAGACCACGGCGCGCACGCTGAAGAACGTCACCGACTATCTGCTTCACGACGAAAAAGACATCGTCGACTCGGTGTTCACCGTGAACGGCTTCAGCTTCGCGGGCCGCGGCCAGAACGCAGGTATCGCGTTCGTGCGGATGAAGGACTACTCGCAGCGTCAGCATGCGAACCAGAAAGTGCAGGCGCTGGTGGGCCGCGTGTTCGGGCACTACGCGTCGTACAAAGACGCGACCGTGCTGGCCGTGAACCCGCCGTCGATTCCCGAACTCGGCACGGCGTCGGGCTTCGACTTCGAGTTGACGGACAACGCCGGTCTCGGCCACGACGCGCTGATGGCCGCGCGCAACCAGTTGCTCGGCATGGCCGCGAAAGATCCGTCATTGGCGCTGGTGCGTCCGAACGGGCTGTCCGACACGCCGCAGTTCAAGGTCGATATCGACCGCGAGAAAGCGCAGGCGCTCGGCGTCACTGTGTCGGACATCGACCAGACGTTCTCGATTGCTTGGGCATCGGCGTACGTTAACAACTTCCTCGATACCGATGGCCGGATCAAGAAGGTCTATCTGCAAGGCGACGCGCCGTTCCGCATGACGCCCGAAGACATGAGCAAGTGGTACGTGCGCGGCAGTTCGGGTTCGATGATGCCGCTGACGTCGGTGGCGTCGGGACACTGGGTCTACGGCTCGCCGAAGCTCGAACGCTATAACGGCATCTCGTCGGTCGAAATCCAGGGGCAGGCGTCCGCAGGCAAGAGTACGGGCCAGGCGATGACCGCGATGGAAGCGCTCGCCGCGAAGCTGCCGCAAGGCATCGGCTACGAATGGACGGGCCTGTCGTTCCAGGAACGCCAATCGGGTTCGCAGGCGCCGATTCTGTACGGCATCTCGATCCTCGTCGTGTTCCTGTGTCTCGCCGCGTTGTACGAAAGCTGGTCGATTCCGTTCGCGGTGATTCTCGTCGTGCCGCTCGGCGTGATCGGCGCATTGCTTGCCGTCACGATGCGCGGGCTGGAGAACGACGTGTTCTTCCAGGTCGGCTTGCTGACCACCGTCGGTTTGTCCGCGAAGAACGCGATTCTGATCGTCGAGTTTGCGCGCGAATTGCAGATCAAAGAAGGCATGACGGCCGTGCAGGCCGCACTCGAAGCGGCGCGCTTGCGGCTGCGTCCGATCCTGATGACGTCGCTGGCGTTCGTGCTCGGCGTGCTGCCGCTCGCGATCAGCAACGGCGCCGGTTCGTCGAGCCAGCACGCAATCGGCACGGGCGTGATCGGCGGGATGCTGACGGCCACGTTCCTCGCCGTTTTTATGATCCCGATGTTCTACGTCGTGATCCGCGAGAAGTTCTCGCGCGACGACTCGACACCGCATGGCGCCGAACACGACGTCGAAGAAGAAACGGCCCAGTAA
- a CDS encoding efflux RND transporter periplasmic adaptor subunit, which produces MLAATAAISAVIPFLAACSDKPAAPPQQTPEVGVVSIKPTGVPVTVELPGRVSAHLVAEVRARVDGIVLKRAFTEGSEVKAGQMLYKIDPAPYIASLNSAKATLAKAQASLVSTHAEAERYKVLVAANAISKQDYDNAVASEGQAAADVASGKAAVETAQINLGYTDVTSPISGRIGKSSVTEGAYVQSSAATLLATVQQLDPVYVDLTQSSLVGLKLRRDAQEGRLKTSGPNAAKVTLILEDGRPYGGTGKLEFSDVTVDQTTGSVTVRALFDNAQRVLLPGMYVRAKIEEGINEQAYVVPQQGVTHDQKGDPTALVVGADGKVATRQLVTSGTYGANWVVESGLQTGDRVIVQGVDKVRPGMTVKTVDAQLPNTDPAAQTAAAAPASDAHSAQ; this is translated from the coding sequence ATGCTCGCGGCCACGGCTGCGATCTCCGCTGTAATCCCGTTCCTCGCCGCGTGCAGCGACAAGCCCGCCGCGCCCCCTCAACAGACGCCCGAAGTTGGCGTCGTCAGCATCAAGCCGACGGGCGTGCCCGTCACCGTCGAATTGCCGGGTCGCGTGAGCGCGCATCTCGTCGCTGAAGTGCGGGCACGTGTCGACGGCATCGTGTTGAAGCGCGCGTTCACGGAAGGCAGCGAAGTCAAGGCGGGACAGATGCTCTACAAGATCGATCCCGCGCCCTACATCGCCTCATTGAACAGCGCGAAGGCGACGCTCGCGAAGGCACAGGCGTCGCTCGTGTCGACGCATGCGGAAGCCGAGCGCTACAAGGTGCTGGTGGCAGCGAACGCGATCAGCAAGCAGGACTACGACAACGCCGTCGCCTCCGAAGGCCAGGCCGCCGCTGACGTCGCGTCGGGCAAGGCCGCCGTCGAAACGGCGCAGATCAACCTTGGCTATACCGACGTGACCTCGCCGATTTCGGGGCGCATCGGCAAGTCGTCGGTGACGGAAGGCGCGTATGTGCAGTCGAGCGCCGCAACGCTGCTCGCCACCGTGCAACAGCTCGATCCCGTCTACGTGGACCTCACGCAATCGAGTCTGGTCGGCCTCAAGCTGCGCCGCGACGCGCAGGAAGGGCGGCTCAAGACGAGCGGCCCGAACGCGGCCAAGGTCACGCTGATTCTCGAAGACGGCCGTCCCTATGGCGGCACCGGCAAGCTCGAATTCTCCGACGTCACGGTCGACCAGACCACAGGCTCCGTCACCGTGCGCGCGCTGTTCGACAACGCGCAGCGCGTGTTGCTGCCGGGCATGTATGTGCGCGCGAAGATCGAGGAAGGCATCAACGAGCAGGCGTACGTCGTGCCGCAACAGGGCGTCACGCACGACCAGAAGGGCGATCCGACGGCGCTCGTGGTGGGCGCGGACGGCAAGGTCGCGACGCGGCAACTGGTGACATCGGGCACGTATGGCGCGAACTGGGTGGTCGAGAGCGGCCTGCAAACGGGCGACCGCGTGATCGTGCAAGGCGTCGACAAGGTGCGCCCCGGCATGACCGTGAAGACGGTCGACGCGCAATTGCCGAACACCGACCCGGCAGCACAAACAGCAGCCGCAGCGCCCGCATCCGACGCGCACAGCGCGCAGTAA
- a CDS encoding TetR family transcriptional regulator: MGRTKQQALDTRAKIIDAAERVFFVRGFARAALEDIASEAGVTRGAVYGHFRNKEAVFQAIYECADMPLDPFVVQSCEQDADPLQHLHAQLLQRLRDALYLRRARRLYSIALTKCEVTAETAAFYERVAMAALRAEAQIDAALRAASLRGQLPPDVDTRAAAGFIHAALTGFLHKRLLMSAESRADLEAEQTLASALRCVGANTTFTALEPARA, encoded by the coding sequence ATGGGACGAACGAAGCAACAGGCGCTCGACACGCGGGCAAAGATCATCGACGCCGCCGAGCGCGTGTTCTTCGTGCGTGGCTTTGCGCGCGCCGCGCTGGAAGACATTGCGTCGGAAGCGGGCGTGACGCGCGGCGCCGTCTACGGTCACTTCAGAAACAAGGAGGCCGTGTTTCAGGCGATCTACGAGTGCGCGGACATGCCGCTCGATCCATTCGTCGTACAGTCTTGCGAGCAGGACGCCGATCCGTTGCAGCATCTGCATGCGCAATTGCTTCAGCGTCTGCGGGACGCGCTGTATCTGCGGCGCGCGCGGCGTCTGTACAGCATCGCGCTGACGAAGTGCGAGGTGACGGCGGAGACGGCGGCGTTTTACGAGCGCGTCGCGATGGCCGCGTTGCGCGCCGAAGCACAGATCGATGCGGCGCTAAGGGCCGCGTCGCTGCGCGGACAGTTGCCGCCCGACGTCGATACGCGCGCCGCCGCTGGTTTCATTCACGCGGCGCTGACTGGGTTTTTGCACAAGCGATTGTTGATGTCGGCCGAGTCGCGCGCCGACCTTGAAGCGGAGCAGACGCTCGCTTCGGCGCTAAGGTGCGTGGGCGCAAACACCACATTCACCGCGTTGGAACCCGCCCGAGCCTGA